A single genomic interval of Pseudochaenichthys georgianus chromosome 3, fPseGeo1.2, whole genome shotgun sequence harbors:
- the guca1g gene encoding guanylate cyclase activator 1g, translating to MGQEESHSEEMDLAQIQDLCIIFMKECPSGTLHLHEFKRIFGVPSSCEEESLYIETLFHSFDTNQDNALDFIEYVAALNLILRGNIEDRLKWSFKLYDRDGNGRLDRHEVKLIIRILHKIKFQKTNVSSMTPSQICDRIFELVDQNADGQITLSEFMEGAQKDEWLMNLLKLDVDAKGWVIQNCGKTS from the exons ATGGGGCAGGAGGAGAGCCACAGCGAGGAGATGGATCTGGCGCAAATTCAGGATCTTTGCATCATTTTCATGAAGGAGTGTCCGAGCGGGACGCTGCACCTGCACGAGTTCAAGAGGATCTTCGGGGTGCCGAGTTCCTGTGAAGAGGAGTCGCTGTACATCGAGACGTTATTCCACTCCTTCGACACAAATCAG GATAACGCTCTGGACTTCATCGAGTATGTGGCAGCTCTCAACTTAATCTTAAGAGGGAATATCGAAGACCGACTAAAGTGGTCCTTCAAGTTGTACGACAGGGACGGGAACGGCAGGTTGGACCGACATGAAGTGAAGCTCATCATAAGG ATTCTTCACAAAATCAAATTCCAGAAGACTAACGTCAGCAGCATGACGCCGTCTCAAATCTGTGACCGGATCTTCGAGCTGGTCGACCAGAACGCTGACG GTCAGATAACGCTGTCAGAGTTCATGGAGGGGGCTCAGAAGGACGAGTGGTTGATGAACCTGCTGAAGTTAGACGTAGATGCCAAAGGCTGGGTCATCCAGAACTGCGGGAAGACGTCCTGA
- the LOC117441416 gene encoding ras association domain-containing protein 7-like: MELKVWVQGVVRVVCGLSENTSCQDVVIALAQAIGQTGRYILILKLRGTERQLVADERPLQHLAHLGQQAAEVQFVLRRTGPSLSEGKETPTREGRFPLHGPSEPEPLKRNDPHKALSFSLGPSTHPKRMKSNREWSPSPRASPEPRASPVSFLDPPSSSSSSKEEVFKQILQQQRRLQDLDLRLEALEGEAEVLERTSDTVLSLTPALEAELEELEQRLRQNQDDLKHREQWEQQLQEEMDREQDLHSRLHQINSSLDDHSYQIEELQSQSAHLEQDIQLRGQKRISRADTVQPEEALKQELHVRLQQGAELEATLSRTRREIENTQTRQQGRWEKMEELNKELRQCELQQFIQQAGSPHVDQTSLLPGPEGYLCIAGIME; this comes from the exons ATGGAGCTGAAGGTGTGGGTGCAGGGCGTGGTCAGAGTGGTGTGCGGCCTATCAGAAAACACTTCCTGTCAGGACGTGGTCATAGCACTCGCACAAGCAATCG GTCAGACAGGTCGTTATATTCTCATCTTGAAGCTTCGGGGGACGGAGAGGCAGCTGGTTGCAGATGAACGTCCTCTCCAGCACTTGGCTCACCTGGGGCAGCAGGCGGCGGAGGTCCAGTTCGTTCTGCGGAGGACCGGCCCCAGCCTCAGTGAGGGTAAGGAAACCCCCACCAGAGAGGGACGTTTCCCCCTGCACGGACCGTCAGAACCAGAGCCGCTTAAACGCAATGACCCACACAAAGCTCTCAGCTTCAGCCTGGGTCCCTCCACACATCCCAAGAGGATGAAATCAAACAGGGAGTGGTCTCCGTCGCCCCGAGCCTCCCCGGAACCTAGAGCCTCCCCAGTCTCTTTCCTGGaccctccctcctcttcctcttcctccaaaGAAGAGGTATTCAAGCAGATCctgcagcagcagaggaggctGCAGGACCTGGACTTACGGCTTGAGGCTCTGGAAGGAGAGGCCGAGGTGCTGGAGAGGACGTCGGACACAGTCCTCAGTCTCACTCCGGCCCTGGAAGCAGAACTGGAGGAGCTGGAGCAGCGTCTGAGGCAGAACCAGGACGACCTCAAGCACAGAGAGCAGTGGGAGCAGCAGTTACAAGAAGAGATGGACAGAGAACAAG ATTTGCACAGTCGTCTGCACCAGATCAACTCGTCACTGGACGATCACAGTTATCAGATCGAGGAGCTCCAGTCCCAATCCGCACATCTAGAGCAGGACATTCAGCTCCGAGGCCAGAAACGAATCTCTCGGGCGGACACTGTGCAGCCGGAGGAGGCCCTGAAGCAGGAGCTGCACGTCCGCCTGCAGCAGGGAGCAGAACTGGAGGCAACGCTGTCACGAACACGGAGGGAAATAGAAAATACTCAAACAAGGCAGCAG GGCAGATGGGAGAAGATGGAGGAGCTGAACAAGGAGCTGAGGCAGTGTGAGCTGCAGCAGTTCATCCAGCAGGCCGGCAGTCCTCACGTGGACCAGACCTCCTTGCTGCCCGGCCCTGAAGGCTACCTCTGCATCGCTGGGATCATGGAGTAG
- the LOC139433643 gene encoding octapeptide-repeat protein T2-like translates to MSCSSMDGVRKPGKRRRQRSSGQRLAAGSPARDGGRKAGKRRRQEARQETDRQEARQGRRQEARHRDGGRKPARRLACMIARHFETAAEGRQETAGRKPGKRGGRNPFKRRRQWEARKRRRQDSPARDGVREALQENGAGGPAREAEEARQRRRSGSQAILRRQEGGKRRRQ, encoded by the exons ATGTCCTGCAGTTCAATG GACGGCGTCAGGAAGCCCGGCAAGAGACGGCGGCAGCGAAGCTCCGGCCAGAGACTGGCGGCAGGAAGCCCTGCAAGAGACGGCGGCAGGAAGGCCGGCAAGAGACGGCGGCAGGAAGCCCGGCAAGAGACGGACCGGCAGGAAGCCCGGCAAGGACGGCGGCAGGAGGCCCGGCATAGAGACGGCGGCAGGAAGCCCGCAAGGAGACTGGCGTGCATGATAGCACGGCACTTTGAGACTGCGGCGGAAGGCCGGCAAGAGACGGCTGGCAGGAAGCCCGGCAAGAGAGGCGGCAGGAACCCGTTCAAGAGACGGCGGCAGTGGGAGGCCCGCAAGAGACGGAGGCAGGATAGCCCGGCAAGAGACGGCGTCCGGGAAGCCCTGCAAGAGAACGGCGCAGGAGGCCCGGCAAGAGAGGCGGAGGAAGCCCGGCAAAGACGGCGTTCAGGAAGCCAGGCAATATTACGGCGTCAGGAAGGCGGCAAGAGACGGCGGCAGTAA